In Candidatus Edwardsbacteria bacterium, the following are encoded in one genomic region:
- the recN gene encoding DNA repair protein RecN: MLKKLIVKDYALIDSLGVEFSPGLNILTGETSAGKSILIGALGLVLGERADTDSVRSGAKAAIVEAEFYLRDYAAVKKIFGELDLEWSDDLLIRREVASSGKSRAFVNDSPVTLANLKRIGDAVLDMHGQHEHQSLLYEEKHLDYLDGYARTWPERTLTGELFQQHQKIKSELEVLRTREQLTREKLDLYSFQIKEIESASLIEGEDADLESEKTVLENSEKLFSLASASYQLLYQQDGSITEQFSALERSVEEVAGIDPRMEPTLKAVTSVNDQIEEIARDLRKYRDGISFDPQRLEEIRNRLDLIRTLKKKYAGRENSITAVLAHHAQIKSEVDSVEHGEEQIQKLENDHEAKRQELEKSCLGLSAKRQEAAKKMSKEVVIQLKDLGMEKASFKVAVSQIEDPAGLTVDNKKRVKTESSGIDLVRFLISPNPGEELKPLAKIASGGEISRVMLAIKTILSEVDAVPVLVFDEIDAGIGGRIAEAVGVKLKEISLARQVLCITHLPQIASLAKSHFRVSKDEQKGRTITSVNVLSEKEKVEEIARMLGGSKITETTLKHAREMIEK, encoded by the coding sequence ATGCTTAAAAAACTCATCGTAAAAGATTACGCCCTTATCGACTCCCTGGGTGTCGAGTTCTCCCCCGGCCTCAACATCCTCACCGGGGAGACCAGCGCCGGCAAGTCCATCCTGATCGGCGCCCTGGGCTTGGTGCTGGGCGAGCGGGCCGACACCGACAGCGTCCGCAGCGGCGCCAAGGCCGCCATAGTGGAGGCCGAATTTTATCTTAGGGATTACGCCGCCGTTAAGAAGATCTTCGGCGAATTGGATCTCGAATGGTCCGATGATCTGCTGATCCGCCGCGAGGTGGCATCCTCCGGCAAGAGCCGGGCCTTTGTCAACGACAGTCCGGTCACCCTGGCTAATCTGAAGCGGATCGGCGATGCCGTTCTGGACATGCACGGCCAGCACGAGCACCAGTCCCTGCTATATGAAGAAAAGCATCTGGATTATCTGGACGGCTATGCCCGTACCTGGCCGGAAAGAACGCTGACCGGTGAATTGTTCCAGCAACACCAGAAGATCAAGTCCGAGCTGGAGGTCTTGCGGACCAGGGAGCAGCTGACCAGGGAGAAGCTGGACCTGTATTCTTTCCAGATAAAGGAGATTGAATCGGCTTCGCTTATAGAGGGCGAAGACGCAGATCTGGAAAGCGAAAAAACCGTTCTGGAGAATTCGGAAAAGCTGTTCTCCCTGGCATCGGCCAGCTATCAGCTTTTATACCAGCAGGACGGCTCCATCACCGAACAGTTCAGCGCCTTGGAGCGTTCGGTGGAGGAGGTAGCCGGCATCGATCCCCGCATGGAGCCCACCCTGAAGGCCGTCACCTCGGTGAATGATCAGATAGAGGAGATCGCCCGGGATTTACGGAAATACCGAGACGGCATCTCTTTCGACCCGCAGCGGCTGGAGGAGATACGGAACCGTCTGGACCTGATAAGGACCCTTAAGAAAAAATACGCCGGCCGGGAGAACTCCATAACCGCCGTATTAGCCCATCATGCCCAGATAAAATCCGAAGTCGATTCGGTGGAGCACGGCGAAGAGCAAATACAAAAGCTGGAAAATGACCATGAGGCAAAGCGTCAGGAGCTTGAAAAATCCTGTTTAGGCCTGTCGGCCAAGCGCCAGGAGGCCGCCAAGAAGATGTCTAAAGAAGTGGTGATCCAGCTTAAGGACCTGGGAATGGAAAAGGCTTCCTTCAAAGTGGCTGTTTCTCAAATAGAAGACCCTGCCGGCCTTACTGTTGACAACAAGAAAAGAGTTAAGACTGAGAGCTCCGGAATAGACCTGGTTAGGTTTTTGATCTCGCCCAATCCCGGAGAGGAATTAAAGCCTCTGGCCAAGATCGCCTCCGGCGGCGAGATCTCCCGGGTGATGCTGGCCATTAAGACAATTTTATCCGAGGTCGATGCCGTACCGGTGCTGGTGTTCGACGAAATAGACGCCGGGATTGGCGGCCGCATTGCCGAGGCGGTGGGAGTAAAACTCAAGGAGATCTCCTTGGCCCGGCAGGTGCTGTGCATAACCCACCTGCCCCAGATCGCCTCGCTGGCCAAGAGCCACTTCCGGGTCAGCAAAGATGAGCAAAAGGGCCGCACCATCACCTCGGTGAATGTTTTAAGCGAAAAAGAGAAAGTCGAGGAGATCGCCCGAATGCTGGGCGGCAGCAAGATCACCGAGACTACGCTTAAACATGCCCGGGAAATGATAGAGAAATAA
- a CDS encoding ORF6N domain-containing protein: protein MTKKALIKIDDIQNKIHTIRGVQVMLDSDLATLYQVEVKVLNQAVKRNVGRFPKEFMFYLSTDEYNSLRSQIVTLENTKSLRSQNVTLNSRRGKHRKYQPYVFTEQGVAMLSAVLRSDVAVKISISIMNAFISMRRFIAANAGIMHRVGTLEVKQLEMDKKMDKVWDAIESKSIQPKQGVFYNGQVFDAYKFISDLFRSAKKSIIIIDPYIDETVLIHLTKRPKGVKVVILTKETPKQLSLDVKKFNQQYPTIEIKEFKESHDRFIIIDRADIYHIGASLKDLGKKWFAFSKMDMGIADMIEKLKNIT from the coding sequence ATGACTAAAAAAGCTCTAATAAAAATTGACGACATACAAAACAAAATCCATACCATCCGTGGTGTGCAAGTAATGTTGGACAGTGATTTGGCTACCCTCTACCAAGTAGAAGTCAAAGTGCTTAATCAAGCGGTAAAACGCAACGTCGGAAGATTTCCTAAAGAATTTATGTTTTACTTATCTACAGATGAGTACAATTCTCTAAGGTCACAAATTGTGACCTTAGAGAACACAAAATCTTTAAGGTCGCAAAATGTGACCTTAAACAGCAGGCGTGGGAAACACCGTAAATATCAGCCCTATGTATTTACTGAACAAGGCGTAGCTATGCTTTCGGCCGTTTTGCGCAGTGACGTGGCCGTAAAGATAAGCATCAGCATAATGAATGCTTTCATTTCAATGCGTAGGTTCATTGCCGCCAATGCCGGGATAATGCATCGGGTCGGAACGCTTGAAGTGAAACAGCTCGAAATGGATAAAAAGATGGACAAAGTTTGGGATGCTATAGAGAGTAAAAGCATACAACCCAAGCAAGGAGTTTTTTATAATGGCCAGGTTTTCGATGCTTATAAATTTATCTCCGATCTTTTCCGTAGCGCAAAAAAATCCATAATTATCATAGACCCATATATTGATGAAACAGTATTAATCCATTTAACCAAACGGCCAAAAGGAGTGAAGGTAGTTATATTAACAAAGGAAACACCAAAACAATTATCTTTAGATGTAAAAAAATTCAATCAGCAATATCCAACTATTGAAATAAAGGAATTTAAAGAGTCTCATGATAGATTCATCATAATAGACCGTGCCGATATATATCACATAGGTGCGTCGCTTAAAGACCTCGGGAAAAAATGGTTTGCTTTTTCTAAAATGGACATGGGCATTGCTGATATGATAGAAAAGCTTAAGAATATTACGTAA